The Ralstonia pickettii DTP0602 genome segment CCGCAGCGTCACAGGATGCTGGGGCACGAGTTCAAGTAGCCGGGCGATGCGCTCCGACGTCGCCGGATGCGTGCGCAACCAGGACGGTTCCGGATTGCCCCACCCCGGCATGAGCCACGCGCGCCAGGAGCGACTCACCCGCTCGATCTTTGCCAGGGCCGATGCCAGACCGTGCGGGTCGCCGGTCAATTGCGCGGCCAATAGATCGGCATCGAATTCACGTACGCGGGACAAGCCAAGCTGAGCGAGCAGTGCCAGCTGTGGCGAAGCCGCCAACAAGAACAGACCGAACCAATTCACGTCTGCGACTCCGACGAGCAATGCAGGCAGGCTGAGAACAATCGCAACCTGCCCCAGCATGGCCAGCACGCTGGTGAGGCGGCTGATGTAATCGGCCAAACCCATGACACGGAGATCGTCATTGGCGATATGCGCCATCTCGTGTGCAATGACCCCTTCCAACTCACGCGGTGTGAGGTTGCGTAACAGGCCCTCGGTGAGCGCAATGGCTGAATGGCGCTTCGAACCGGTTGCAACGGCATTGACGACGGTGCTGGGCACATAGTGTGGAGTCGGGACGGCAGGCAAGCCCGCGCGGTTGGCCAACTCGCGCACCATCGCCCAGATTTCGGGTGCTTCACCCGGCCGGATGACACGCGCGCCATACAACTTCAGCGTCAGCGCCGAAGCTGCCGCCGGTTCGAGTAACAAGGCGAATAGGCTTGCTCCCAGGGCGACCCAAAGACCCGTTTCGCCGAATAATAGGCCACCGGCGAGTGCGGCGATACCGATCAAAGTCAAAACCAGCAGCGCTGTCTGCAGGCGGTTGCTCAAGCGATGCTGTGGCCAGAATTGACGTTCGTCGCGTGGGTCACTCGCTGCCATGCATGGCGTCCTCGGCAATTCGGTCATCGCGCTCACGCAGCAGCCAATAGGTCAGACCCAGGGCCAGGGTGGCGCCAGCCAGCGCTGCGACTTTGGCCGGGCTGACATCGGGATCGAGGATCACGAACTTGCGGGACAGCGCGATCAACCCGATCAGGATGACCGTCTTGACCTGAATGATGCTGTCACGGCGCAAGACCACGCGCACGATGGAATGCTTGAATTCCATCGCGATCAGGAGCGTCATGATCATGCCGAACACACTCTGGAAGATCTTGTGGTCGAGCGGATTGAATGCATCGATGATCAGCAGGCTGAAGACAATTTGGATCAGCTGCACCAACGACACCACGACAATCACCGCGATCACCACTGAAAGGATGAGGGCGACGGTCTGCTCGAAGCGTTCGTAAAACGTCATCACCGCCCATTCACGACGGAGTCGTTCGAATGTCGTCCCGGTCTGATTGCTGTTATTCATGCGCCACTCCTCCAAAAACAGGCCATTCCAACCATTCAACGCAGTTGCGCGGATACCCACCGCACGATGTCCTGCGCCCCCATGGCGCCGGCCTGGCGCGTGACTTCACGCCCCCCTTGAAAAAAGACCAAGGTCGGAATGCTGCGAATACCGAACTGGGCGGCCAAATGAGGCTCTGCCTCGGTATTCACCTTGGCTAGCCTGATCTTGGGTTCAAGCAAGCGCGCCGCCTGCTGATACTGCGGGGCCATCATCTTGCAGGGCCCGCACCACGGTGCCCAAAAGTCGATCAGCAAGGGAATGTCGCTGCGCTCCAGGTGGCGCGGGAACGTCGCCGCGGTCAGTTCAATGGGCTCGCCGGTAAAAAGGGCACGCTGGCATCGGCCACAGTTGGGCTGGTCATTGAGCTTTGCTGCTGGCACGCGGTTGATGGATTGGCAGTGCGGGCAGACGATATGAACGCTGTCGCTCATGACATGGCTCCTTTGGGGTTGAGTTGTTGTGAACCCACCGTCGGGGCCGATATTTCGCTCGTCTCGCACTTCAGCCCTTGGGTCAACTGGCGGATGTCGATTTCGTCGAGCGTTTCTCGCGAAAGCAGCTCGCGAGCGCATCGCTCAAGCACGTCGCGATTGGTTTCAAGAATTCGGTAGGCGCGATCGAATACCCCCATTACGATGTCACGAATCGCCTGATCGATGCGCGCCTGGGTCGATTCGGCCACCCGGCAGCCCCCCTGCGCCAGTTCGGGCGCATCGAGAAATCGCGGCCGCTGCGCCTCGTACGCGATGTAGCCCAGGCCTTCGTCCATGCCATAGCGCGTGATCATGTCGCGGGCGATGTCGGTAGCCCGCGCAAGGTCGTCTGCCGCGCCGGTGGAGAGCTCGCCGAAGACGAGCTTCTCGGCGGCGCGTCCTCCCAGCAGGACGGCGATCTTGTGCTCCAGATCGGCGCGCGTCATCAGGAACCGATCCTCGGTGGGGCGTTGCAGCGTGTAGCCCAGCGCGCCGATGCCGCGAGGGATGATCGAGATCTTGTGGACCGGGTCGGTTCCCGGCAACGCCAGCGCCACCAGTGCGTGCCCCATCTCGTGAAAGGCCACCGTCTCGCGCTCCTTCGGGTTGAGCACGCGATTCCTCTTCTCGAGACCGGCGACGATGCGTTCGATGGCGGCGGTGAAGTCCTGCAGCTCAACGGCCGATGCCTTGCGCCGTGTCGCGGTCAGTGCCGCCTCGTTGACCAGATTCGCGAGATCGGCGCCGGAAAAGCCGGTCGTCAGCGCGGCGACCTGTTCGAGATCGACGTTTGCCGCAAGAGTGATTTTCTTGGCATGGACCTTCAGGATATCGAGCCGGCCTTTCTTGTCGGGTCGGTCCACCAGCACCTGGCGGTCGAAGCGGCCGGCGCGCAGCAGTGCCTGGTCGAGAATCTCCGGGCGATTGGTCGCGGCGAGTATGATCAGCCCCACCGAGCTGTCGAAGCCGTCCATTTCGGTGAGCAGCTGATTGAGCGTCTGCTCGCGTTCATCGTGGCCGCCGATGGGCCCGCCCACACCCCGCGCCCGGCCGAGCGCATCGAGCTCGTCGATGAAGATGATGGCCGGCGCCTGACTGCGCGCCTGCTCGAACAGGTCACGCACGCGCGCCGCCCCCACGCCGACGAACATCTCGACGAACTCCGAGCCGGAGATGGAGAAGAACGGCACGCCGGCCTCGCCGGCTACCGCCTTGGCCAGCAGCGTTTTGCCCGTGCCGGGTGGCCCGACCAGCAACACGCCCTTGGGAATCCGGGCGCCCAGACGACCGTAGTCTTGCGGGTTTTTCAGGAAATCGACGATCTCGACCAGTTCCGCCTTGGCCTCATCCACGCCCGCAACATCCGCGAACGTCACACCGGTGTTCTTTTCCACGAAAACCTTGGCGCGGCTCTTGCCGATGCTCAGGAATCCGCCCATGCCTTGCTTCTCGGCGAAGCGGCGAAACAGGAAGAACCAGACGCCGAAGAACACCACGGCAGGCAGAATCCACGACAGGATGTCGCGCAGCCAGGTGCTCTCCACCACGCGCGCATAGGGGACGTTGTACTTGGATAGGCGTTCGGCCAGATCGGGCTCGACCCGAGTCGCAACGATCATGGTCTTGCCCCGGCCGTCCGGCGACTTCAGGCGCCCGGTCACCGTGCGATCCGACACCAGCACTTCGGCGACGCGGCCTTCGGCCAGCGCTTTCTCGAATTCGCTGTAGGGCACGGGCTCGACGGTCTTCGCCGCTTGCCAATAGTTCTGCAGCATCAGCAGCAACATGAAGGCGACGATCCAGTAGCCGATGTTCCATTGATCTTTCTTTTCCATGGCAGGGAATCCTCGAAACCGCTATTTCGACGAAAGGCCGCCAACGTGGCAGCAATTCAATGCGCCACCTGAATCAAGCCACAGGTCACGCCCGTTCATGAGGAGGTGCCCGGCCGCATCAAAGAGAAAGCACGGGCTGCCCGTCTCGAATTTTCAGGATTAGGGCAGCCCCGCGCTTCATGCTTTTTCACTTTCGGACTTCTTCTTGCGCGCCCCCTTGTTCGACTCCTTGGACGAGCCCGGCGGTTGCGCAGATTCGGCGGACGCTTCGTCGCTGGCCGGAGCGGGTTGCTTTCGCTCGAACTCGACCCGCTCCGCCTTGTCGTCCCAACGTGTACAGGCGTGATCACCCTTGCCGATGCCGCCGCCGAGCATCTCGCGCGCCAGTGCCGTTTCCAGCTCGCTGCGGATCAGTCGTTTGAGCTCGCGGGCACCGAATTCGGGCTTGTAGCCTTCTTCCGCGAAGTGATCGACCAGCGTCCCATCGAACGTCAGCGTCACGCCCTGGCTCGCGGCATTGCGGGCCACGCGATCGAGTTGCAGGCCGACGATGTGGCGGATCTCCTCCTTGCCCAGCGCATGGAAGACGATGATCTCGTCGATGCGGTTGAGGAACTCGGGGCGGAAGTGCCCGCGCAGCACGTCCATCACCTCTGTCTTGGTCTTCTCGTACTCCTCGCCGGCCGCTCCGCGCGCCTTCAGCCGGCGCTGAATGATGTCGGATCCCAGGTTGGACGTGGCGATGATAATGGTGTTGGTGAAGTCCACCACGCGACCCTTGCCGTCGGTGAGCCGCCCGTCGTCGAACACCTGCAGCAGGATGTTGTAGACGTCGGGGTGGGCCTTCTCGATCTCGTCGAGCAGCAGCACGCTGTAGGGCTTGCGACGGACCTTCTCCGTGAGCTGGCCGCCTTCGTCATAGCCGACGTAGCCCGGGGGAGCGCCCACCAGCCGTGCCACGGTATGGCGCTCGCCGTACTCCGACATGTCGATGCGCAACAGGGCGCCCTCGTCGCCGTAGATGGATTCGGCCAGCGCCTTGGCGAGCTCGGTCTTGCCGACGCCGGTGGGGCCCAGGAACAGGAACGTGGCCACGGGCTTGCCGCCTTCGCGCAGACCCGCGCGCGACAGCCGCACCGCATCCGCCACAGCGCGTACCGCCTCGTCCTGCCCCACCAGGCGCTCGTGCAGCCGCTGCTCCAGGTGCAGCAGCTTCTCGCGCTCCTCCACCGTCAGCTCATTGACGGGGATGCCGGTCAGGCGCGAGACGATCTGCGCCACGTGTTCCGCCTTGACTTCGGCGCTGCCCGAGCCGCGCTCGCGTTCCCAGTCCTCGACCAGCTTCTTGAGTTCGGCCTCCTTGGCATCGATGCGCTTGCCGATCTCCGCCGCCTTGTCGTATTGCTTGCGGGAAGCCACGTAGTCCTGCTCCCGGCGCAACTGGTGCAGTTCGGACTCCAACTCCTGCACCGCAACGGGGCGGGCCGTCGCCGATAGCTTCACGCGGGCGGCAGCCTGATCGAGCAGATCG includes the following:
- a CDS encoding Zn-dependent protease (K03799: htpX; heat shock protein HtpX [EC:3.4.24.-]), with the protein product MAASDPRDERQFWPQHRLSNRLQTALLVLTLIGIAALAGGLLFGETGLWVALGASLFALLLEPAAASALTLKLYGARVIRPGEAPEIWAMVRELANRAGLPAVPTPHYVPSTVVNAVATGSKRHSAIALTEGLLRNLTPRELEGVIAHEMAHIANDDLRVMGLADYISRLTSVLAMLGQVAIVLSLPALLVGVADVNWFGLFLLAASPQLALLAQLGLSRVREFDADLLAAQLTGDPHGLASALAKIERVSRSWRAWLMPGWGNPEPSWLRTHPATSERIARLLELVPQHPVTLRPDSIYSVPESVKAMRSPRWYPGGLWR
- a CDS encoding protein PsiE, with the protein product MNNSNQTGTTFERLRREWAVMTFYERFEQTVALILSVVIAVIVVVSLVQLIQIVFSLLIIDAFNPLDHKIFQSVFGMIMTLLIAMEFKHSIVRVVLRRDSIIQVKTVILIGLIALSRKFVILDPDVSPAKVAALAGATLALGLTYWLLRERDDRIAEDAMHGSE
- a CDS encoding thioredoxin (K03672: trxC; thioredoxin 2 [EC:1.8.1.8]); the encoded protein is MSDSVHIVCPHCQSINRVPAAKLNDQPNCGRCQRALFTGEPIELTAATFPRHLERSDIPLLIDFWAPWCGPCKMMAPQYQQAARLLEPKIRLAKVNTEAEPHLAAQFGIRSIPTLVFFQGGREVTRQAGAMGAQDIVRWVSAQLR
- a CDS encoding cell division protein FtsH (K03798: ftsH, hflB; cell division protease FtsH [EC:3.4.24.-]), which codes for MEKKDQWNIGYWIVAFMLLLMLQNYWQAAKTVEPVPYSEFEKALAEGRVAEVLVSDRTVTGRLKSPDGRGKTMIVATRVEPDLAERLSKYNVPYARVVESTWLRDILSWILPAVVFFGVWFFLFRRFAEKQGMGGFLSIGKSRAKVFVEKNTGVTFADVAGVDEAKAELVEIVDFLKNPQDYGRLGARIPKGVLLVGPPGTGKTLLAKAVAGEAGVPFFSISGSEFVEMFVGVGAARVRDLFEQARSQAPAIIFIDELDALGRARGVGGPIGGHDEREQTLNQLLTEMDGFDSSVGLIILAATNRPEILDQALLRAGRFDRQVLVDRPDKKGRLDILKVHAKKITLAANVDLEQVAALTTGFSGADLANLVNEAALTATRRKASAVELQDFTAAIERIVAGLEKRNRVLNPKERETVAFHEMGHALVALALPGTDPVHKISIIPRGIGALGYTLQRPTEDRFLMTRADLEHKIAVLLGGRAAEKLVFGELSTGAADDLARATDIARDMITRYGMDEGLGYIAYEAQRPRFLDAPELAQGGCRVAESTQARIDQAIRDIVMGVFDRAYRILETNRDVLERCARELLSRETLDEIDIRQLTQGLKCETSEISAPTVGSQQLNPKGAMS